Within Helicobacteraceae bacterium, the genomic segment TAGTCGCGCGCCGATCTTGTGAAGCGTTATCAGCGGCGTGATTGTTTCGCCAAGCGTAACGATATTCGCCTCGTTCTCGATCGGCAAAAACTCGGCGTAACGCCAGAGGTTATAGGGGCGATCGGCGAGTTTTTTCGGCGAAAAAGCGGCTTTGATCTTAGATAGATCGTATTGGACAAGTAGCGGCGCGGCGCATTTTGGACACAGCTGCGCCCTTTGGCGGAAATCCTGTTTTTCGCCGCATTTTGAACACGCTAAATGAGTTGCGAACATCGTATAACCTTTGATAGACGCGGCTTCGCCGCGTTGGGCGAAGCCTTTGCTCGCGCCTTTCGCGGCGCTAGCGCCTAAAACTTGCCGCCCTCGACGATCAGGTCTTCGGGCTTGACAAAATCGCCGTAGTAGGGTTTAAGCGTCTCGTTGAACGCCTTGAGCGCGAACTTCTCTTTGTCGAGTTTCTCAAACGTCGCGTTGATCCAATCTCTTAGCGCGACGTTGCCCTTTTGCACCGCGGGCGCTATCGGATCGACGCCGCCTAGCGAACCTATTCCCACTTTGAAGCCCTTGTTTTCCAGCGCCCAAGCCAACACCAACGTGTTGTCCTGCGTTAGCGCCGCGCCGCGAGCGTCGCGCAACGCCTGAAAAGCGTCCGCGATCTGATCGTATTTTATTAACGATATTTCGGGGTGGTTTTTGGTGAAATATACGTCCGCCGTCGTGCCGCGTATTACGATCAGCTTTTTGTTTTTCAACTGCTTGAGATCGGTAATGTAATCTTTCTCGTGCGAAACCACGCCGATCGCGGTTTTGAAATAGGGATTGGCGAAATCGACGCGCTTTTTGCGATCGTCGGTTACGGTGAAGTTCGCAAAGACTATATCCACCCGTCCGCTTTCTAGTATATCCACGCGCGCGGCGGGTTCTACCAGCGTATATTCGACCTTGTTTTCGTCGCCTAAAAGCTCTTTCGCGAGCCTTTTGACGAAATAAATATCGTAGCCGACGCTTTTGCCGTCTTTATCGACATAGCCAAACGGCGGTTTATCGCCGAAAACCGCGACTTTCAAAACGCCGCGAGCCTTGATCGCTTCCGGCGACGAAGGGTGCGCGTCGGATTTATCCGCGCCAAACATAACGCCAAAAGCCAGCAACGCCGACGCTACAATCCTAAACAACTTTTTCATCTGTTTTCCTTTTATAGGCTAAAGTTAAAGCGGCTCAAAAACCGCTTAGCGCGATCGCTTTTTGGATTTTCAAAAAACCGCTTTGGCGGTCCCTCTTCCACAATCTTGCCCGCGTCCATAAAGATCAGGCGATCGGCGATCGCTTTGGCAAAACCCATCTCGTGGGTAACCACTATCATTGTCATGCCCTCTTTGGCGAGTTCTAGCAGGCAGTCTAACACCTCTCTTACCATCTCCGGATCGATAGAAGCCGTTACTTCGTCAAAGAGCATAACGCGCGGATTCATAGCCAGCGCCCGCACGATCGCGACGCGCTGTTTCTGCCCGCCGCTAAGCTCTCTCGGATAGGCGTTTCTCTTGTCGGCTAAACCCACCCTTTCTAGCAAAACCATCGCCCTTTCTTCCGCTTCCGTCCTCCTTATTTTTTGAACTTTGGTCGGTCCCAGCGCTATGTTGTCTATGACGTTCATATGCGGGAACAGGTCGTAGCTTTGAAAAACCATTCCAATCTCTGTGCGGACAAGCCGTTTGTCGGCGCGTTTGTCGCCGATATTAACTCCGTCAAAAATAATTTCGCCATCGTCTATCTCCTCTAGCGCGTTTATCGTTTTTAACAGCGTGCTTTTGCCGCAACCGGAAGGTCCTATTATCACTAGAACCTCGCCCGATTTAAGCGACAGATTTATATCGCTTAAAACTTCGATTTTGCCAAATCGTTTATATACGCCTTTTAGCGTTAGTAGATCACCCATTAGTATTAACGCTTTGCTCTAGTTTTCTTGATAAGACCGATATAGGATAACAGATAATAAAATAGAGAAAAAATATAAAGCCGTATATCCAAAAAGCCGATCGCGGATTGTTTAGCAGGCTTAGCTCTATTATCTGCTGTCCGATCTTTAATACTTCGACGACGGTTATCATCGCCACGAGCGGCGTGGTTTTGATAATCCGCGTCGCTAGATTGATCGACGCGGGCAGAAGCCGCCGCAAAGCCTGCGGGATTATCACGTAGCGGTAAATCTGAAACTGGCTTAATCCAAGCGCGGCGGCGCTCTGCGTTTGATGAACGGGGAGGCTTGAGATAGAGGCGCGAACTAGATCGCCCGTCTCCGCCGTCCCCCAGATAGTAAAGACGATAATGCCCGTCAATTCGCCGCTCCACCTAACCTCAAAAAGCGTCGCAAAACCGAAATAAAAGATGAAAAGCCATACGATCGGCGGTATGATTCTTATGCTTTCAAGATATAGTTTGTATATAAACCCTACATAGATATTTTTGTTTAGCGCGATCACGCCTACGATAAGCCCGAAAATCGCGGAGAAAAAGATGGATATTAACGCGATCCTGATCGTAACCCACAGCCCGCCCAGCAGCCGTTCGAGATTGTTTAGATCAAATAAAACCTCAATACCCGAAAACGCCAAATTTCACCTTTTTCTCTGCGAAATGAGCGGCGATCGAGATAGGAAGCAGCAAAACAAGATAGGAAAGCGTAAGCATAATTAGCGCTTCGGAGGTTGCGTAGTGGATAGAGATAATATCCTTCGCCACCGCTAAAATATCGCTGATTGCTATTATGCTTACCACCGAAGTTTCCTTAACCAAAAATATGATATTCGCGCCAATCGACGGAATGGAGACGATAAGCGCCTGCGGAATCACGACGTAGAGCGCCGTTTGCAAACGATTTAGCCCAAGCGCGCTCGCGGATTCGATCTGAATTTTTTCCACCGCCTCCAGCCCGCCCCTAAACGCCTCCGCCATATAACTGCCGCCTAAAAACGCAAGTCCGATAAAGGCGCACGATTCGGATTCCAGCTTCAAACCGAAATGGAGAAAAAATAGCTGGATTAGTAGCGGCGTATTGCGCGAAAGCTCGATATACCCTTTTACAAACCAGCCGATATAGGGCGTTTTGTAATATAGGACAAACGCGCAAAAAAGCCCGATCGCGACCGACAAGGCGATCCCGCAAAACGCTAGGTAGAGCGTATAAGCCGCCGCGCTTGCGTAAAGCGGCAAGCTATCTATCATCAAATTGTAATCAAGCGCCATTTACCGCCGCTCGCTTGGCTACGATCATCTATTTGCCTCTTTGCTCAACAAAAATTGTTTCTATATAATTCCGATAGAGATTATAGCATTTTCTCTCTGTTTGCGCCTAGCGGCGTTTGCGAAAGGGCGAAACGACGGCTTCTTGCGCGCTCGCGGCTTTAACGGCGGGCGATCGGGCGCGATAACGACTAAGCGGTTACGCTTAGCTCGCCGCCGCTACCCAGCGCTTCATAAGCGGCGGCTAAAACTTTCTCGGCGTTCTCTAACGAATGTAGCGGCATTGTTTGGGCTTTTTCGCTTCGGTTTGTAAAATCTTCCCTCTCAACGTATTCGCGCAAAATTTTCGCGTTGTTTTCAAAAAGCTCTAGGCGCTCCGCGCGGGACTTATCGGTTTTGGCTATCTCGCGTCTGAGCGCGTTTTGCGCGTCGCCTTCAAAAAGTTCGTCGTATAAATCCCTGCCTGTCGTAATGAGCGTCATATAGACCAGTTCAAGATGTTCTAAATACCGCTCGAAGGCAATTTTGAAAAGCTCGGATTTTACAAATTCGTCGCTTAATTGATATAAATTGATAAACTCTTTTTTTGGTATCGTTTAGGTTCTCTATCTCCCACTCTTTAGCGTCTATCCATCGATCTTTGGCGAATACTTTCTGATCGCCCTCGTTTGGACTTTGCGTTTTATCGTTATATTCGGCGACTAGCCTATTTACGTTATACTCCATACTCTCTTTGCCGTATTTATACGTCTTTTGATCGATCTCGTTGCGCTCAAATTGTAATCTTATTTCTAAAAGCCGATCGATAGCCGCGCCTACTTTTTGTATATTTTTTTCGCCCGCAAATCGTTCCGCGGCGCGTTTTCGTCCGTCAAAAAATTATCGCTTTGAATACCTAAAGGATCGGCGCGCAAAGCGTATATGCCGCCGTAGCCGCTAACGGCTTTTGAAAGCAGCCGCTCTAATTCATAGTTGATTTTTATCTGTTTTTCGTCGATCTGAGCATATTCGCTCGGGTCGAATTGCGTAGCGAATCTCTTAACGCCGTCAAAATACTCTCGCGCGGAGAAGTCGCTACTAACTTTAGCGTTCGCCTCATTAGAACTCTGCGCCGCTTTAGCGTTCGCGTTTATCGTTTCGTAAGTTTTTACGCGAGTTAAAGCGGCGTCGATATTATGTAGGCGATAGCCGAGCGGTTTTCGCGCCGCCGCCGCGATCAACGGCGCGATCTGTTTCGTTTGGCGCCATACCCTAATGGTTTATATCGAAAAACAGCTCTTTCCACGAAGCGGGCTTACTTTTGATCGCGCCTACGTCGTAAAGAAAATCGCTAAAAAGCGTTATATTTTCGGAAGGTTTGATCGAATACTCTAGATCGGCGCTAGCGATCACGCCGTATATCAGATCGTGCGGCTCGCGCGTTTTTGTCGCTCTAATATATAGCGTCGCCGCCTCGCTTTCGTTCGCGTTAATCCAATCGATCGCTTCGTCGAACGCCGCATAGACGGCTTTGGCAAGTTTAGGATTTTTGGCGTAAAAATCTTCGCTCGTCCAAACCATAAGATTGGTATGCAAACCGCCGACTATATCGCGGCTGGTCAAAAAGCGATGAACTAACGGCGATCGCGCTTCGATTGTGTTAAACGGCTCTGTGGCGATATGAATCGTAATATCTTTAACGCCGCTCGTTAAGGCGATTAAACTATCCGGTTGTTTTAGCGTTATCGTTTGCGAGTCAAACTTATCGTAATTTTTAACGCCAAACTCTTTGGCGCTCGCCATCTGCAACAATACCGCCTGAAACGACGACTTAACCGCCGAGACCGCAATTCGATCGCTTTTGTTAATATCGCGCAAACCTGTTATCGACGGATTATTCGTATTGAAATAGTATAGGGCTTGATCCAAAGCGACAAAACCTTTTACCTTCCCCTTAGTTTTATCCCATAGCCTCAAAAACGGCGCCACGCCGCCGCTGACAAAATCCACCTGTCCGGCGATCAGCGCGTCGTTGCCTACCGCGCCGCTTCCAAACGTGATCCACTCCGTAGTAACCTCTCCTAATCCAGCCGCTTTCGCGTGTTTTTCGATTAGGCGTTGATCCTCGATTACGATCAGAGGCAGATAGTTCACGCCGTATTGTTTGCTTAGCCTGACTTCTAACTGTTGCGCAAAAAGCGCCGATACAAAAAGCGCTAACGCTAACGCCGCCTTGTTCATTTTGATCTCCTTTATTGAAATACTCGCGCCAGATCGGAATCCGCGTGGTTGCCGCACCTGCGATAATCGTCGAAATCGATCGACAGACCATATTTAAGACGAAGCTCTTGAAGCCCGATCGTTAGTCGGACGTAATACTCTAGCGAGCCGATTGTTTGATTATGGTTGGCGCCTAGAAAACTGCCCGGTCGCGGTTGCCACACCATGCTAACGGAGCTTACGCCGTTTTGCGCCAGCTCCTCGGCTTCGCTTAAAATTAGCTCCAGCCCCTCCTCCTCGCTTTGAACGCCATAGGGGGGCGCAAGCTCCACGCCCGCCACGACTCCCGTATTTACGCGGCTTGGTCCAAAAACGTCAACCGCGTCGCTTAGGCGTTTTTTCCATTCCTTATAACCCACCCATTTTGCTTTGCCGGGGCATACGGCGTTAAAAATACTCTCTCCAAAAACCTCGATATTATAGGTGAGGCTCGTAACGCCCGTGTTATCGTAAATGCGTTTTATCTGCTCTTTCGGCAACGCCGTGCATATTAGTTGCGCGGGAAAACGCGGCGTTTCAAAGCGCTCTCCGATCGCCTGTAATACTTCGATATAAAAATCGACCTCTTTGTCAAACGGTTTTTCTCCGTGATAATCGCTTCCGCTTGTCAGCGCGACCGCCGTAAATCTGCCTTTTTCTTTCAGCGCCTCGCCTACCGTTTCGCTAACGTCTTCAATTTTGATTCGCGTAGGCATCTCTATCTCCTCGCGTTGCGTTTTTAGGTTATTTACAATATCGCAAAATTTGCAACCCCCGCCGCCGCTCTCGTTCGTCCAAAAATGGCAGTAACGATTCGGCACGACATAAAGGCGTTGCGGACGGGCGCTTACGATATTTTGCATAATCGCGCCGCTAGAGGTTCGCTTGTCGTAATAGTCGGGTTTTTCCCAGAAAAAAACCTCGTCTATAGGCGCGCCTTGATCGCAGGCGATCAGACGATTGTCGATCAGATCGACGACGTATGGATTTTGGTTAAACGGCGTGGGGGTGGCGATGACGGACGTGGCGTCGCGCAGGATAAGCGCTTCGGGACGCGCGGTAAGTTTGCCGTCTCGCGTTCCGAATATATGCGTGCCGCCGCCTTGATGAACGCTTGGATCAAACGAGTCTAAAGCGCGATCGGTATATGCTACGCCGCGTCTGTGCATATCTATTTTGAGAAGCAGCAGGCGCGGAAAATCGGGGTATTTCGCCGCGACTTCGTTAAAGGTTAATTTTTTATTCCCCATCGAATCACCGTCCTTTTTTCTATGGTTTTGAATATGACGTTTTCTACTAAAATCCCAATGAGGATAACGGTAAGCAAGCCCGCGAAGGTGAGGTCTATGTCTAATTGCTGGCGCTTTTCGTAGATGAACCAGCCAAGCCCCCCGCCGCCGCCCGCCACGCCAAAGACAAGCTCGGCGGCGATCAGCGTCCGCCAGCCAAACGCCCAGCTAACTTTAAGTCCCGTTAGTATGCCGCCAAACGCGGCGGGGATCAACACCTTAAACACGAAGCCAAAGCCGCTTAAGCCGTAGTTGCGCCCTACCATGCGCAACGTTTGGCTTACGCTCGTAAAGCCGTTGTAGGTGTTGAGCGCGATTGGCCATATAACCGCGTGGCAGATAACAAAAATAATGCTCGGAGCGCCCAGCCCAAACCACAGAAGCGCCATCGGCAAAAGCGCGATCGGCGCGAGGGGGTTTAGCATAGCGGTTAGCGTCTCTAATAGATCGGTGCCAACCTTGGTGGTGATCGCCGCGATCGTAAGCGTGAGCGCGATCAGTATGCCGCAACCGTATGCGCTAAGCAACATCACGAGCGATAGCGCGACTTTGGCGCCTAGCTCGCCGCTTGCGATCGACTGCCAGAAGCCTATCATCACGGCGGAGAGGGTGGGAAAGATAAGCTCGTTGTCCAGAATAACCGCGTAAATCTGCCATATAACGGCAAGCGCGCAAACGATCAGCGTTTTTCTAACCCACCCGCGCGAAAACACTCTCTGCGCGAGGCTTAACGCAACCTTTTCCTCCGCGCTTTGACGCGCCGCGTTTAGTTTGCCTTCAAGATCGCTTTTATATGACATACTCCACCCTGTCTTTGAATAGTATCGCGTTGATCCGCTCTTTCAAGGCTAGATCGCTCGCCGCCGCGCCGCTTAGCTTGATCGTTTCGATCACTTCGCCAGGGTGCGGACCGAGCATTACGATCTTGCTGCCTAGTATCAGCGCCTCGTCGATGGAGTGCGTTACAAAAACGAGGGTAAAGCCCTCCTCCTGATAAAGCCGCAAAAGCTCCTCTTGCATTTGCGAGCGCGTCAAAGCGTCCAGCGCCGCGAACGGCTCGTCCATCAGCAACGCTTTCGCCTGCGCCGCCAAAGCTCTGGCGATCGCCACGCGCTGTTTCATTCCGCCCGATAGTTGGTGCGGATAGCTATGAGCGAACCCCTCCAAACCCACCTTGCCAAGATAGCGCCGCGCCTCGTCTGCCGCCTCTTTGCGCCTAAGCCGCCGCGCGTGGCGTATAGCGAAAGCCACGTTTTCTAGCGCTGTTTTCCACGGCATAAGCTGATCAAACTCCTGAAACACCATCGCCCGATCGCTGCTAGGCGCTTGGATAAGCTCGCCGTCTAATCTAATAGAGCCGCTCGCGGGCTTGATAAAACCGCCGATCGCTTTCAGGATCGTCGATTTGCCGCACCCCGATCGCCCTAGCAAGATCAATCTTTCGCCTTTGGCGGCGCTAAAGCAAACGCCTTTGACCGCCGTGATCAGATAGCCTTCCGATCGGTATTGGAGGGTGATCTTGTCGATTGATAAAAACTCGCTAGATTGCGTCAAAAACGGCTCTTTTCACTTTTTTTCGGCAAACAGATTTGGCGCGAGCGTTTTTCATTGCCAGCCTTCAAATGTTGATATTCCAAAGCGGAATACTACGCTTTGAACGCTTAAAAAACTAAAGTTAATTGATTGGATTACTAATGTTTGGATCGCCTTCGCGAAAATCGCGGCAAGATTACGCCGTCATTGCGCTACGGCGCTTAAACCTTTTATAATTTCTACGATCAGGGTTAATATCG encodes:
- a CDS encoding ABC transporter ATP-binding protein — encoded protein: MTQSSEFLSIDKITLQYRSEGYLITAVKGVCFSAAKGERLILLGRSGCGKSTILKAIGGFIKPASGSIRLDGELIQAPSSDRAMVFQEFDQLMPWKTALENVAFAIRHARRLRRKEAADEARRYLGKVGLEGFAHSYPHQLSGGMKQRVAIARALAAQAKALLMDEPFAALDALTRSQMQEELLRLYQEEGFTLVFVTHSIDEALILGSKIVMLGPHPGEVIETIKLSGAAASDLALKERINAILFKDRVEYVI
- a CDS encoding amino acid ABC transporter permease; translation: MALDYNLMIDSLPLYASAAAYTLYLAFCGIALSVAIGLFCAFVLYYKTPYIGWFVKGYIELSRNTPLLIQLFFLHFGLKLESESCAFIGLAFLGGSYMAEAFRGGLEAVEKIQIESASALGLNRLQTALYVVIPQALIVSIPSIGANIIFLVKETSVVSIIAISDILAVAKDIISIHYATSEALIMLTLSYLVLLLPISIAAHFAEKKVKFGVFGY
- a CDS encoding amino acid ABC transporter ATP-binding protein; protein product: MGDLLTLKGVYKRFGKIEVLSDINLSLKSGEVLVIIGPSGCGKSTLLKTINALEEIDDGEIIFDGVNIGDKRADKRLVRTEIGMVFQSYDLFPHMNVIDNIALGPTKVQKIRRTEAEERAMVLLERVGLADKRNAYPRELSGGQKQRVAIVRALAMNPRVMLFDEVTASIDPEMVREVLDCLLELAKEGMTMIVVTHEMGFAKAIADRLIFMDAGKIVEEGPPKRFFENPKSDRAKRFLSRFNFSL
- a CDS encoding amino acid ABC transporter permease, which codes for MAFSGIEVLFDLNNLERLLGGLWVTIRIALISIFFSAIFGLIVGVIALNKNIYVGFIYKLYLESIRIIPPIVWLFIFYFGFATLFEVRWSGELTGIIVFTIWGTAETGDLVRASISSLPVHQTQSAAALGLSQFQIYRYVIIPQALRRLLPASINLATRIIKTTPLVAMITVVEVLKIGQQIIELSLLNNPRSAFWIYGFIFFLYFIICYPISVLSRKLEQSVNTNG
- a CDS encoding ABC transporter substrate-binding protein, encoding MNKAALALALFVSALFAQQLEVRLSKQYGVNYLPLIVIEDQRLIEKHAKAAGLGEVTTEWITFGSGAVGNDALIAGQVDFVSGGVAPFLRLWDKTKGKVKGFVALDQALYYFNTNNPSITGLRDINKSDRIAVSAVKSSFQAVLLQMASAKEFGVKNYDKFDSQTITLKQPDSLIALTSGVKDITIHIATEPFNTIEARSPLVHRFLTSRDIVGGLHTNLMVWTSEDFYAKNPKLAKAVYAAFDEAIDWINANESEAATLYIRATKTREPHDLIYGVIASADLEYSIKPSENITLFSDFLYDVGAIKSKPASWKELFFDINH
- a CDS encoding transporter substrate-binding domain-containing protein; the encoded protein is MKKLFRIVASALLAFGVMFGADKSDAHPSSPEAIKARGVLKVAVFGDKPPFGYVDKDGKSVGYDIYFVKRLAKELLGDENKVEYTLVEPAARVDILESGRVDIVFANFTVTDDRKKRVDFANPYFKTAIGVVSHEKDYITDLKQLKNKKLIVIRGTTADVYFTKNHPEISLIKYDQIADAFQALRDARGAALTQDNTLVLAWALENKGFKVGIGSLGGVDPIAPAVQKGNVALRDWINATFEKLDKEKFALKAFNETLKPYYGDFVKPEDLIVEGGKF
- a CDS encoding ABC transporter permease: MSYKSDLEGKLNAARQSAEEKVALSLAQRVFSRGWVRKTLIVCALAVIWQIYAVILDNELIFPTLSAVMIGFWQSIASGELGAKVALSLVMLLSAYGCGILIALTLTIAAITTKVGTDLLETLTAMLNPLAPIALLPMALLWFGLGAPSIIFVICHAVIWPIALNTYNGFTSVSQTLRMVGRNYGLSGFGFVFKVLIPAAFGGILTGLKVSWAFGWRTLIAAELVFGVAGGGGGLGWFIYEKRQQLDIDLTFAGLLTVILIGILVENVIFKTIEKRTVIRWGIKN